ATGCAGTAAGGAAAcaggcaaaggggaaaaagataAACCGATGGATGCTAGAAGTTCTGGAAATCTAGAAAGATCAgaaattatcattattattttttacaagaTACTGAGAAATGTGACCGTGAATCATCATCTGAGCTGATTTTctcacatctttttttaatgcagtctCCTTGGCTTTTAGAAAACAAGCCTATTTCCccttagttttttttcttttttcttttttttttttttttcctttggcataCTATATCAAAGATTTCAAGTTTagcaaatgaaagcaagttACTTCCAGAAGAAGAAAGCCATTCTGTATTAATCTGTTTCATTGTAACAAAATGTGAGAATTCAGGGAGGTTGGTTAGTTTGAGAACAACTTGAAAAAGCACAGACAAATCTGAAAAGGTGGGAACCAGTTTAGAAAAAGATACCTGAGAGAGAAAGTACTGCATCTGTCCATCTCTGTGTGTAGTCATGCATACAGTTTTGTATGCAAATGCAGTTGGGAATATCAGAACATGCATTTGCCTGTATGTGTGTATAAGCTCAAGTATGTCCATATGTACCTGTATACCTATGTAGTGGTACCTGCATCATTGTAATATGAAGAGGTTCTTGCAGATAAGTATGTGTATTCATGTGCTCTCCTGTGTGCAGGATGTATCTACACTGTATATGTGTAAATGATTCATGCTGAGGTGTTCTTACATCTAGATATGTCTATATGGGTATGAAAAGGCAATCTCATTTAATGCAACAGAGCTTTGCAAGATTGATTTAGGATTGAAGCTTAGTCTACTGAAAGCAATTGGAAGCTTTGCTATTCATTTCAGTGGGTTTAGGATTTGGGCCTTAGTgcatagaaattaaatattttaatgaaaacagactgTCAGCTTCTGATCCACTTAATTTTAGAATTTACAACAAATTATTacaagtatatatatatttaaaaaaattactctctCTTTTATGAAAGACAAAGACTTGGTATTGCTTTTACCTTGAAATATGTTATTGGTGCCAGTGACCCTAAACTTTGCTTGAGCTATTTTACacataaatgcaaaaatcaagTAACAAAAACCTtcaaccaaaaaaccaccttttttgtttctaaatatttaaagccaTGTGGGGGAAGGGTTTTCAATTTGGAAAGAACTCTAGGCTGTGGATGTAAAGTGCTTCCCTCCTGACAAAATAGCAGAGGAGAGTCAAGGTTCACCAGAACTGAATTATTTCACATTCTGAATGACCTTGTCAATGCCCCTTTGGGTTAACTTctcaagaaaatgtatttaaataaggttgctgctgcttttccccccATGAATGCTTGGGGAATAGTcctttttcctggttttcttcttcggcttattttttcttacaacaaaaatctgcttttgctgGCAGCAAAGGGTATGTGAACATAAAGATaagttttttgttatttgtgtCATAATTGCTCCTCCCTTTGTAAGAAGCAACAGTCAGGCAGTCAGGGAGCAGGAACGAAAGTACGCAACCTGGATGACCAGCCACATACGAGGGGCAATGAATAGTTAGAATAAATCATTTGCCAGTGATCCATAGGCTGAAATGCATTCACAGAAACGGCCACTGTCTAATCACGGTAATAACACATTTGTAATAATCAGTCTGCCTAGAGGATAATTGCCAGACGATAACAGTGCTAAATTCACTGAATAAATTCTACACTGTGAACAATTCATCTAACTCTAGTGGTCACTCATTAGTAAACATTTTGAGCAATTATCTCTCAATAACCGTGCTCTTCTCTTCACTCTCTTTAGAGGAACCTTTCTAGtaacctatttttttctgtctcctgggGAACGGAAATGAGAAGTAAAGAGAAGGATGCTTTTGAATGTAATTACAGATTGGCACGCAGCACAAATTCCCCCAAATCTAAACATAGGCAGTAGTAAAGTTAGcaactaaaaaaggaaaaaaaagcttgctttgTATGGAAAAACAGTTCACTTACAGTATAACGTAAAAACGGTTCAAAATTAAGCAGTGGTGAAGCATGGAAATTTAAAGTAACAGCACCTTCTTACACAGCaagcatttttcaaaggaaaatttaaatactCTGTattaagagaaattaagaatAAGTCACATTATAATGTCAGAAAGGATAATCACTTccattatgaaaaaaaccagcCTTAATCATTTAACAGcatatggtttaaaaaaaaaaaggtctttttaagTATCTTAGcattttactcaaaaaaaaatccttttaactGTATAGCTTAGACCCTACCTAGTATATGTATATAGCTTGAACTAACAGGGCTCCATCTTGAATCCTGCTGCAAATTGCAAATAAATGAGCTTCGACTGCATAGTTAAAGCCAGCGATACTGAAGGAAGGATCCTTCACCTCAGAGGAAGAGCGCGCTGGAGCCACAGGCTCCTGCCGTGAGCCCAGCACAAACTGCCCCATGCAGGGCTGCCCCCACCAGTGCCCCCATGCCTGGGTCCGCAAGGGCTCTGCCAATCCCTCCACACTCTCCTGCACCATGCCCATCACCAAGTGCCACTTGGGAGCAGGTACCGAGCGTGCAGTCCCATACGTGAGCCCTGAACAGCCCTTCCAGAGGTGGAGAGGAGGGTACCTGTGCAGGCGCCCCTCTGCATGCATGTTCAGGTTTCTCTCCTAAAAAGGTGTGCGAGCAGCACTGACGAGAAAAACAGATACGAGCGAACTCTCATGCTATATATACTGATGCTACACTTTCTTTCCATTCAGTAACTCCTTCCATTAAACCTTTTACCATATATGCACTACTTCTTAGGGCTTGTATTTTTAACCATTTCTCACAGCATTTGCCAGTGTCTCTCGCGCTGCTATGCTGCTCCCTCGGCGTCACAGCCCTCTTCCTGGAAGGGACTTTgctcagcagcaaagcagagaggtGGCCTCTCCAAGGCTTTGGGAAGGGGAGATGAGGAAAAGCAATCAAAGGGGGCCCAAAGTAATCCCTCATCtcctttttcagctgctttctgctaTGATAACAATCCAGGCTGTTGACATCGCCGTTTATATGAGCATGGAAGTGATGAAGGCATTACCACTGTTGGGCTGTGGGTCTTTCCACAGGAgtcaggcaggaggagcaggatgattagaaatggaaaaagaccCTTGCAAATCAGCTGTGGCAGATGAAAAGGCAGGACAAGAGGACAAACAAAGTGTAATTATTGAAGTGATACCATCCCCAACTTTCAGGAAGGTCTCCTTTTTACTTTCAGTTAGATGAACAATATGTATTTCCAAAGCTTTGAACCTGGTCATTAACCCAGACCAAAAAGGACAGACTGCTAAATCCCTAAGCAATAtttggagaaaatgaaatacagcaatttttttgtctcagtacacttgaagaatttattttattgtagcACCAAACCTTTTGGAAATAAAGGTCCTGTTATAAAGTGAATGTGTAATATCATAAGAAGCCAGATCCAGAGATCTCAATTCAGTTTTAGCACAGGCCAAACTCTGATTTCAAAATGAGCTTGTCTGAATATAGTGACCTCATAAAGACTGCAGGATTCATACCATTTGTGCTGTGTGATCGTAACAAACTAGTTGTGAATGTGGAGAGAATTcagaaaagcttcattttttcctaatgtgaAAGCATGCTTTTTATCCCCAACTTTGCACCATTCCCAGTCTCCTTCTAAAAAGATCTGTgaaagggaaattttttttaattgctataaAACCTTTTATTAGCTATGCAGGTTTGAGGActcagaattttgttttgtccAGAAATATTAGGCTCATATAAGCTTcctgcatcttttttctttagagtcTGAATCAACCATTCTTGTGTGAAAATGTAGCTAACCACATCCAGAGAGGCTGTTATTGTAGCTAACAACCTACAGGAAGGCTGTTATCCCTGTATAAGGACACGTCTTATGCTACCTTGCTGAAGCTCACTTTCCtcaagtgaagaaaaagcaaggactCGGGTACTTCCACTGTACTGTTCTAATGTTTTTAGTAATGAGGAAGAATTCAATTTTCACACATATAGGAACATATGAAAAACTAATTAAGAAAGTTCTTGAGGTCCTGTTTCTTTCATGTAATATCTGTCAAAAAGAGTATACTACTGGCCAGTACATAAGGTAATATGAATATTTGCTGTTGGAGATATATAACTTTGTAACTATTTTCAACTCCCACTAGCATGGAAAtaacaaaatgtgaaatatcATGCATTAGCACTTAACAGCAGTAGGTTATTCTGTAACACAGGGCTGTCTGTCTTTTCTGATCAGATGAGCCATACAGCTTCTTACCCTGTTGAGCCAGGTCTGCACGCCCTGGCTGCTTTCTTCAGAGCATGACTGGGCCAAATTTCCATGTTCATGTCCAGCACAGCTGATCTGCTCATGCACAGGATCCCTCCTAGCACCTGAACTGCCGTCTGTGCCCAGCTTGGTACCTCAGGAACACAGAATAAGTTTGCACGTCCCAGCAATATATGCCTATTCCCCGCACCAATCCGTGAGCTTTGAGGaaagagagcagctggaaagagGCTGCTGGTGCCAGAACAATTTCTGCAGCTTGGTCTAAaccatcttttttcccccaaggttcCCTTGGGTAGGGACAGCAAGCAGAAGGGGTTAGATGGAGATTCTTGGAGGCAGCAACCCACTCCTGGCAGGTCACCTGCCTTCAGGTTCCCCTGAAGCCCAGGTCCCCCTCAGAAAGGGTTTATCGGGACTGTGCAAAGGAAAGGGATAAGCTAAAGTTAAAAGCTTGCTTTAGAAGAGAGAGTCGGGAGGAATGAAGCCACAGGCTGGATGGATGGTCCTCTCAGGCCTTAGAAGTATCCATTCTCATACAGAACAGTCTTTATAACATCCCTATGTACAAGGCAATCAGCCTCTTGGGCCAGATTTCCTTTGGACTGGAGGAATGTCATTGTACATTTCCTCATGCTCTGAAACCTGGGCAGGAGTGGGATTAATGCCTATCACCTGCCCTCTGCTCCAACACAGCTGGCAGCTTTGCCATAGTTTCATTtccagaatggaaaaaaatagcattagcTGGTAAGAGCTGACTAATGAACTTTCAGTCATTACTGAAtgaatcttatttaaaaaataacagaaaaacagtaacTCCACCATGCCTCACAGTACTGGTCAGCCACTTCTTTTTCTAAGGCACAGTCCCACTGGTTCACGTAGCTCCCTGAGAAATTAATGTAACTCACTTTGGAGACTGGCATCAGCAAAGTCTGTGAGAAGCAGTTAACACAAACCATGTGTTTCCCTATCTCAGTGACAGTTAAAGTCTATAATTTCACACTCTCACttagagggaaaacaaaaacaaaacgCTGTGCCCTTTGGCCACTGTAATTCAGAAATGTCTGTCTCTCTGACCTGGGAATGCCACCAGGGAAAGCCGAATGTGTCAGTGCCAGGACttcacagagaaggaaagcaacagGTAGCTCAAagggcagcacagcctgcctaCAGACTTTAGAAACCAGGAATTCTTGAATTTGCAAGTGAATATGGGATAGATGTCTCTTGTGATTTTGCCCTGCTTCTGCCTCACCTGAGaatgggggagcagggagatggTCAGGGAGCCCGTACTAGTGGAGTTCAGTGGCAATGGGAAGCAAGGAGGAGCGCCTTGCTGCCATAAGAACAATTTTTCCTGTATGCGTCCAGACACTTCACTTTCGATCACCACTTGCCCTTTTTAGGGTGCAAAGTTCTAGTTCCCTGATAAGTAGAATCACTGCACAGAGAATCGCATCAACAACTGTGGGTAGCTCAAGAATAATATAAATGACAAATTGATAATTATGAACACTGTTTCTGTCTCACTAAGGTCAGATACCTGTGCATTCCAAATCTGTGACCCCAGTCCATCCTGGCCTCCATgatgagaaagaacaaaagatgccaacatgtctttttcttttgtcaagaaaatagaaaagtacctctctcaaaaaaataataccaccaccccccccaactAATTCATTCTCTCTTATCTTTTTCATGCTCTAGTGATCAAATCATTAAACAGCCCTCATTATTCATTCCAACTTCTGCCAGGGATATGAGCTCTGTATCAGAGAAACACCCCCTCACCATCATAATCATCATCATGACATCTCAGCAAGTTGATACAATTATGCCAGAGAACCATCCCCATAATTATACAGTTCTTTAGCTCATTTCTCAGTGTATTCACCATTACTATAATCACAGCAAGTACAATGTGTTAAATTAAGAACAGGATCTACAGCTAACATCTCACAGGATGAAGAGTCTGCCTGCTGCAATTCTGCAATTCTTTACAATATAGCTCTGCAAACCTCTCAAAGCTGAGGCTcatattttagtatttctttgtttttgaaacaaTTGACATTTACAACTCATTTTAAGATGCATACGAAGAACGGCATTTTATGGAGGGAGAAAGGGCAGACTTCATTCCCACATAATTTCCAAAGTATTGCCAAAGAATTGGCAGGGCTGGAACTCACTCCCTAACTTTAGCTATTAGGGTCAGATTTGTATGCATATGGTACATATAGTCATTGGACTGTCatcacaaaagcatttttgcctTTCAGCTAACAGTGATCACAAAGACAGCTTAGGCAAATGAACTCTTAGCATCTACTGATGCTTATTTGCTATGAGATGCTTTACATAAATGactatattatatatatatcattACTTTTACAAAATGCTTTGGTTAAAATATGATACTGGAAAACAACAggcaaataaatacttttctaaaGAGAGAATTTTCACAAAAGACAAACTGAGGAGGGGATGAGGTGAAGGAAGGTTAGAACAGAAGTATCATAAAAATTCAAAGAGCCAAGTAGGAAACCTAGGGAACTTCATGCCTGTGGCGACAGTAACAGAATTCTCTTTAATGGAATGCAAGCAGACATACTAACAAGTTCTTCCTGTCTATTTCCATTTACCAAATCAGGCACAGCCAAGAAAATGTTGCACTTTGAGATTTCCAAGGAAGGAAGTGAATTATCGGTGGTGGAGCATGCTGAAGTGTGGCTCTTCCTGAAGGTCTCCAAGGCCAACCGGAGCAGGACAAAAGTCACCATCCGCCTATTTCAACAGCAGCGGCAGACAAAAGGCAActctgaagcagcagaagaTACGGAGGATGGGGGGCTGAAAGGTGAAAGGAGTGAGACTTTGATTTCAGAAAAGGCAGTGGACACCCGTAAGAGCACTTGGCACATCTttcctgtctccagcagtgTCCAGAGACTCCTGGACCAAGGCAAGAACTCTTTGGATGTGCGGATTGCCTGTGACCTGTGCCAAGAGACTGGAGCCAGCCTGGTGCTACTgggcaagaagaagaaaaaggaagatgatggggaagggaaagaaagggaagctGGAGAATTcacaggagaagaggagaaggagcaaTCACATCGGCCCTTCCTGATGATGCTTGCCCGGCATTCAGAGGACCGCCAGCACAGGCGGCGGAGACGAGGCCTGGAGTGTGATGGCAAAGTCAACATCTGCTGCAAGAAGCAGTTCTTTGTCAGCTTCAAGGACATAGGATGGAGTGACTGGATCATTGCACCTACAGGTTATCATGCCAACTACTGCGAAGGAGAGTGCCCCAGCCATATAGCAGGCACATCTGGTTCATCGTTATCTTTCCACTCCACTGTCATCAACCATTACCGCATGCGGGGCCATAGCCCCTTTGCCAACCTCAAGTCATGTTGTGTGCCCACCAAGCTGCGGCCCATGTCCATGCTCTACTATGACGATGGCCAGAACATCATTAAGAAAGACATACAGAATATGATTGTGGAGGAGTGTGGCTGTTCATAGACGCATGTGTGCGCAAGACCCTTCTCgttgagaagaaaatgtatcaAAAGCCCAAGAAGAGGAAAGACCGGACATGGTATAACCTTTTTTGAATGAAAcaataatcagaaataaaagcaaaaacaaaagagagagagaaaagagggggggggaaaagacTTATGGAGGATCAGAAAAGACTTCAgctataaaaaggaagaaagcttcATGAACCCGGGCTTGAATGCGATACGTCTGAATGGCGGTATGGGTTGGGgatttccccttcctttcagTATGCTCCTTATCTTATTACGTAGTATATTAAACATTAGTTATTACTAGGGGAGTTATGTTCCCTCCCTTAGTTACCCATCAGTTCAAGCCGTGGTAGCAGCTCATCTAACCTGCAGCAATTTGGACTAAGTCCAAAATGTCATTGAAGTTCATTGAAAAGCCATGTGTATGAACACCACATTCACTGGCACTTTCCCCCCAAATTTACCGAGGAACTGAGTAGGTGTGtagtgtttgtgtgtatatatatatggctatgtatttatatacatatctCTATACATACAGACactatacacatacatatacttAACATTGGTAAAGGGACAATATTGTGCAGGTGTATACACCTTCATCTTCTGCActacatttacaaaaaaaaaaagaaaaaagaaaaaaagaaaaatgaagaaaaaaccagaataaaataaaaaacggatgaaagaataaaagttacattttgTAAAGGTGCTTACAACGTTAGAACTATGCAACCTAGTTGGTTTGAAACTGTTTACCTGcgaaagaaagaaaaaaaaaaaacagaaagacttttttttaaatggaagtaacttgttttaaaaaaaattattcagtgaGAGATACTTGAAAGGAACATGTTTGTCCAGTTACTGGAGCCAAACATTtctatattttgtaaaaaaaaaatttaatcgTTTACTATTTGCACTACAATGGTGTCTGACCTGTCTAATCcttatttaacaaatatttgCAAGGGAGGGTGGTTGGGTGTGGGAGGGGTTGAGAGCTGCACTTATTGTGAGCTATACAAGAACTGCTACAGCACacaaaatagctatttttattattataataattattattattttgtaccTTAAAATGAATAGACACATACACCAAAGACATTTGTGCAAGCCTCTAAAAAGTCTGTTTGTGGTTGGTACCATTCACCTGTAATAAGTTAGGGTTTGAATTAAGGGTCAGGGGGTTGATTACATTCAGGCTAGAATATCTGTTAATCAGTTAAATTCAAATAGTGCCCTCAACAGAAAATTGCCATTTGAAGTAAGCCCAGAAAAGCCCTGGGATTTGGATCCAAGGTGCTCAGATCCGAGGTCCATCTAAGCATAATTGTACTCTTTTGCATGTACGACACTAAGACTTGTCCCTGATGCACAGCAACTGTGCATTGTTGGGAAACAACTTTATACAAgggatatacatatatatatatgtatatatttccgtatgtatatatgtatgtatacacaaGGTATAAGCACTTCTGGCTTCACTTTAATGTTCTTAAAACAATGAATGTTTGTGTGCAAAGCACAGTATGTTAAaagattgtttgtttgttactACCAAGTGGGAGGCTACACGTTCAAAATGGTATTTGTGTGACAGAAACCTAAAGTGCTGGTGTACACTTAGAAAGTCTTGATGTAAAATTGCAAGCAGCTTTGGGCCCTGCCCACCATCTACCCTGCAAATATACAGAAAATGGCAGTTGTAGTAggatttctgtttgaaatgcagTCTTCAGCAAAAGGCTGGCTATCTCAACCACCACCCTCTAGCATGACAACTCTTAATGGGTTTGCGCATTACCTGTAAGACCTAATTTTCAGTGTCAACACCTAACCTGAAGGGTCCAACCCGTAGGGCATAGGTagataggtttttttttaaattctatcgCTGTCATATTTAAGAGAATGTTAAAGTTATAACATTTGTCTTTGGGTAGGGGGAGATGATAAGAGGAAATGGGAGAAACCTTTAGGCCCTGTTTACACTGAGTTTGATAACCCTGAGCCTGAAGCTTCAGACTCTTACATGTTTGCAGGACCAAGCCCCTGTTAGCTGCCTTCTGATGGAACAGGCTTCTAAACGCCTCTCATGGAAAGAAGCACTAACATGGCTCCCCACTTTGTTGAGAGCAAagtctgtaaaaaaataaaataaataagtaaaaaaatagcACAATTTAACCCAGTCACACTGGCTAGGGATAGCGTGTTAGCACCTTCATGGCAAGAACTATGTTTAAACAGTGTAATCAGGGCCTTCATTTTTTGTCAGCCAAAACTGTtcgtgtgtgcatgtgtgcgtgggtgttctctgtgtgtgcatatgtatgtgcGCATGGGCGCATGTCTGTATTTGTACGTATCaatagagatttaaaaaaaaaaaggaaaaaaaaagaaaaaagaaagaaaagaaaaaaaaagccctttcctCCGTTGAATAGATATCAACATACATGCTTATAGCTAAGTTTTCTATCTAATTTATTCCACAGTATTTAGATTGCATAGTACAGCTAATGGGTTATACATTTATGTACTTTTTATACAATGCATTTTTTACAGACTTGTTTgcaatttgcaaaaaaaaaaaaattaaaaaattataacaatTGGGTAAACACTAAATTTGTCACTAAAGTATTCTGTAAAATATCAAGGctttctgatttaaattatttgcagaagtttgttggtttttttgtgttttcttcctggggaaagggagggataCCAAATGCTAataggaaaatttaaaaaaaaaaaaaaaaaaaaagatgcacaaCTAACTTATAACTTAAACAAAACATGTTCCTGACCCTGCTTCATTTGAAGCAAGTGGCAGaattactgttgttttttctaGCAGTAGTGCCAGGCTCTGgaacagcaggagcagggacatAGTCTGTGACAGTTGTTGAGGACAGTACCTTTTATTTCACTGGGCTTTAGACTTGGCCTTAAAATTGGATGCATATTGTCCCAGAACCCTTTCTCACGTCAACAGGCTCTTTGACGTCTACTGGTCTCCTTACAAGAGTAGTAAAACTACTTGCATGAGTAAAGGTAAGCCAGGATGAATCACAGGTTCCTTTTGCTGTGGGCAGtgtgaagggagagaaaggattTTGAATGAATGGCACCATATCCAATATTGTTTAATTCAATTGTTTAAACCAGGCTGCTTGCATCATGGTTGATCGCGTAACGTAGTGGCAAGGGAAGTAGGTGAGATGGCTCACGTTGGTAAAAATTATTCTCAAGTGTGATGATTAGTTAGAGAGCATTGGAGACCTGAAATCCCAGCACCTTCCCCTAAATGacaatggcaaaactcccattggCTGCAAGCAGAGTAAGTTTAGGCTCATGGTTTTCCTGGTCAAAGCAGAAATAgcctttaaaaagaagtctGATGCTGAGTTTGATACCAGCTTTTATGTGATGAGTAGGGAGTGACCCTGGAAAACATGAAACTAGCCGGAGACAACTTCcaagtgaggaaagaaaattggaTTTTAGATGTGGTGAGCATGTTTCATGATAGAGACAACAAAAACAGAAGAAGGTTTTCAAATCAAGAAGTAACTGTTTGTAAGCCCTGCTTTTTAGCTTTCATTTATGTGTGGATACTAGTGACAAATTTTAAAGGTTTCTCCCTCCAATCTCTAGATTCAGTCATGGGGTTTTGATTTGTGGTCAGAGTTATTTAAAGTagggggaaatgaaaaaaatatatgataaaataaaatgagaaatcgGGATGTTAATCAAGACTGACTGATTCCAACAAGACACCCCACCCCTGataatttgatttaattaaatCTGCATGTACTTAAAATAGCATTAGAAATTGTTACCATATTTAAACAGTTGTTCAAGGGCATGCAGTCtcaaaaattacttctttcagGTATGActataccaaaaaaaaagaggcttttaaGTACTAACACATTCCTTCCATATAACCTACTTCCTGTTTatattgaaaatgtattttcagtataCATTTAATCACAGGAATGTATTTGTTTAGTATCTCCACAATCTTCTTGCTTCACAGTTGACCACATTTGGTTGTCTTTCCGCCTCTCCATGTCAGATGCTCACTGGATACAACGCCTAAGAAACTGGCAGAAGTGAACATTAAGATGTTTCTTTGGGAGGGCTGAATGTATTTGTATTCTTGGGGTTtagcaaaagcaaatgcttaCAGATGCTTAAAATTATTCTGCACTCCTATGTCACAGCAGAATATCGATCTCGGGCTCAAAACTGTAGAACTGAATGAAATGGGAGTTTTGTCATTGACTTCAATAGAAACAGCCTCTTCTCAAATCATTGCAAAATAGGACTCCGTTATATATACctggtttttttgtatttagttGAGATTTAAGCCATCAAGTTCATTTAACTGTGACACCACAAGGCCACATATTGGCTAGCAGCAATATCTCTGAGGCGGAGAAGTTCAGGCATCTGTAAAGTCTatgtgcaaaatgaaaatttttatgGACTATAGTTACTTGTGTGGAATAGTGCCTTACTCTGTAAGCAATGCTGTTGATTTCAGAGGGTCTCCTTTCCTAGAAAGTTACCAGTCAGCATCAATAAAGTGAGCAAAATCTATTTCTGGAGTGTAGGTAGAAGAGATGTGATGGAAATGATTAAGTTCTTTAAGTTAAACCTCATGTCAGTAGTGTGCATCAGTATAAGAATCAGATGCTAATCACTTTCCCTACACTGAAAAAAGCTTTACTCCCCATCTGCTCTCACTGCATTACATGTGGAGTAAAAAGGTTTTCAGTAcgagtaaataaaataataatttgaccTTTTGTGAACAACTATAAGCAACATTTTCATGGGCAGAAACAAACAACACTTCTGGGTTAtatagctatttattttttgagataTAGTGAATCTGTGTTAATTCTCAATgggtttctttgtatttaaatactttcaaaaacaATACATTGATGATGGGTTgaagatatatatatgtatgtatatatacatattatatatatatctacagtatatatatacacacaactatatatatatgtatatacatatatatataaattatgaAAGCCAAGATATTATGAAacctattttgtttttatcattttgtgttttgttgttgatattattattattattgttattattattattttgcatacTACATGCAGTGCTTTAACCAATGTCTGTTTGGCTAATGTAATTAAAGTTGTTAATTTATATGAGTACATTTCAACTATGTCAATGGTTTCTTAATATTTATTGTGTAGAAggactggtattttttttatttacattatgtTTAAAGAGGTAACAGTTTGATATGTTCTCATTTGTTTATATtagaagttatttattttcacgGCATTCCGTCTGGTATTTTGATATTTGGAAGGCATGCTACCTATACTTTGTACAGTTAGTGGGCAGTATTCAGCAGCTCCCGGTAGATTCTTAGGCCCTATGTTAAATAAAAGACctgtttgggatttttattttaggtcTTTCCTATTGGTTTGCCAGGACCACTCAGTGCACTTATTGCCAGACACTCTGCCTGCGTGACCAATTTATTCCTACTGTATTTTCCCAGGACAGAGGACCAAAACCACCTCTGGTGTAAGtccagtgacttcagtgaagtTATACCAGAGTTGTATTTGGCTCACAGAGAAAATGCTTGTGCAAATCAAtgcaaagaaaaggcagaaagaaagagtCTTTGCATTTGGAAGGGGTTTTCAACGTGTTAAAAATGTTTGGGTCAgctactattttattttactttgttctttttgttattttgctct
Above is a genomic segment from Ciconia boyciana chromosome 2, ASM3463844v1, whole genome shotgun sequence containing:
- the INHBA gene encoding inhibin beta A chain isoform X1, with protein sequence MSIRKPACLFLPLPNHSLYSQTKLPPSLIHSLTLGQSVLSLSPPLSVSLSYSETESELFSLTATNIYSTYCIQRGNLQTKLHRKLLVLVPENLLKRRKNKQTNKQTKPAPKKTVREGGGKAGPFKKGITTTFAARMPLLWKRGFLLVLCWIIVRSSPTPGSEGHSSVTDCPSCALATLSKDVPSSQPEMVEAVKKHILNMLHLRDRPNITQPVPKAALLNAIKKLHVGKVGEDGYVEIEDDVGRRAEMNEVVEQTSEIITFAESGTAKKMLHFEISKEGSELSVVEHAEVWLFLKVSKANRSRTKVTIRLFQQQRQTKGNSEAAEDTEDGGLKGERSETLISEKAVDTRKSTWHIFPVSSSVQRLLDQGKNSLDVRIACDLCQETGASLVLLGKKKKKEDDGEGKEREAGEFTGEEEKEQSHRPFLMMLARHSEDRQHRRRRRGLECDGKVNICCKKQFFVSFKDIGWSDWIIAPTGYHANYCEGECPSHIAGTSGSSLSFHSTVINHYRMRGHSPFANLKSCCVPTKLRPMSMLYYDDGQNIIKKDIQNMIVEECGCS
- the INHBA gene encoding inhibin beta A chain isoform X2, with the translated sequence MPLLWKRGFLLVLCWIIVRSSPTPGSEGHSSVTDCPSCALATLSKDVPSSQPEMVEAVKKHILNMLHLRDRPNITQPVPKAALLNAIKKLHVGKVGEDGYVEIEDDVGRRAEMNEVVEQTSEIITFAESGTAKKMLHFEISKEGSELSVVEHAEVWLFLKVSKANRSRTKVTIRLFQQQRQTKGNSEAAEDTEDGGLKGERSETLISEKAVDTRKSTWHIFPVSSSVQRLLDQGKNSLDVRIACDLCQETGASLVLLGKKKKKEDDGEGKEREAGEFTGEEEKEQSHRPFLMMLARHSEDRQHRRRRRGLECDGKVNICCKKQFFVSFKDIGWSDWIIAPTGYHANYCEGECPSHIAGTSGSSLSFHSTVINHYRMRGHSPFANLKSCCVPTKLRPMSMLYYDDGQNIIKKDIQNMIVEECGCS